In a single window of the Ancylobacter polymorphus genome:
- a CDS encoding ABC transporter ATP-binding protein produces MSVLSVDNLSSGYAGAVVLREVSLAIAPGEILAVLGKNGMGKSTLLKAVMGFLPKMTGTVGIAGAEATRLAPHRVARLGVGYVAQEKALFQDMSVEENLRLAVRRPDFEAALAEVEASFPFLLQRLKQRAGTLSGGEQKMLLMARSLATGAKLLLVDEITEGLQPSVIDRLAGVIRSARERHGTTMLLVEQHLPFALAVADRWAVLDRGEIAETGATSEPDSRARVLKHLSV; encoded by the coding sequence TGAGCCTCGCCATCGCGCCGGGCGAAATCCTCGCCGTGCTCGGCAAGAACGGCATGGGCAAATCCACCCTGCTCAAAGCGGTCATGGGCTTCCTGCCGAAAATGACCGGCACCGTGGGTATTGCCGGCGCGGAGGCCACGCGCCTCGCCCCGCACCGCGTGGCGCGGCTGGGGGTCGGCTATGTCGCGCAGGAAAAGGCGCTGTTCCAGGATATGAGCGTGGAAGAAAATCTCCGCCTCGCCGTGCGCCGCCCGGATTTCGAGGCGGCGCTGGCCGAGGTGGAAGCCTCCTTCCCCTTCCTGCTCCAGCGCCTCAAGCAGCGTGCCGGCACGCTGTCCGGCGGCGAGCAGAAAATGCTGCTGATGGCCCGCTCGCTGGCGACGGGGGCGAAGCTCTTGCTGGTCGACGAGATCACCGAAGGCTTGCAGCCCTCGGTCATCGACCGGCTGGCCGGCGTCATCCGCAGCGCCCGCGAGCGGCACGGCACCACCATGCTCCTGGTCGAGCAGCACCTGCCCTTCGCCTTGGCGGTGGCGGACCGCTGGGCGGTGCTGGACCGCGGCGAGATCGCCGAGACCGGCGCCACTTCCGAGCCGGATTCCCGCGCCAGGGTGCTGAAACATTTGAGCGTGTGA
- a CDS encoding DUF1028 domain-containing protein: MTFSIVARCPSTGLFGVAVATAVPAVGSMCPFSRAKVGAASTQSWVNPYLALGVLDAIAAGHGARAALQAALAADDARELRQIGVVDAKGEAAAFTGAECTPWCGQEIGDGFAVQGNMLTGPEVIDAMAAAFRASVGAALDERLMRALEAGDAAGGDKRGRQSASLRVQGEEDYCALDLRVDEHAQPVTELRRVLEIARLQLVPFVAGMPRRGIAAGPAPESVTSMLALAPPDRPGGGGSRRLT, from the coding sequence ATGACGTTTTCCATCGTCGCCCGCTGCCCGTCCACCGGCCTGTTCGGCGTCGCGGTTGCCACCGCCGTGCCGGCGGTCGGCTCCATGTGCCCGTTCTCGCGGGCGAAGGTGGGCGCGGCTTCGACCCAGTCCTGGGTCAATCCCTATCTCGCGCTCGGCGTGCTCGACGCCATCGCCGCCGGGCATGGCGCCCGCGCGGCGCTTCAAGCGGCACTGGCGGCGGATGACGCGCGTGAACTGCGCCAGATCGGCGTGGTTGACGCGAAGGGCGAGGCCGCCGCCTTCACCGGCGCGGAGTGCACGCCCTGGTGCGGGCAAGAAATCGGCGACGGTTTCGCGGTGCAGGGCAACATGCTCACCGGCCCCGAGGTGATCGACGCCATGGCGGCTGCGTTCCGCGCCAGCGTGGGTGCCGCGCTGGACGAAAGGCTGATGCGGGCGCTGGAAGCCGGCGACGCCGCCGGCGGCGACAAGCGCGGGCGGCAATCCGCCAGCCTTCGGGTGCAGGGCGAGGAGGATTATTGCGCGCTGGACCTGCGGGTGGACGAGCACGCCCAGCCCGTTACCGAGCTTCGGCGGGTGCTGGAAATCGCCCGGCTGCAGCTTGTGCCCTTTGTCGCGGGCATGCCCCGGCGCGGCATTGCCGCCGGGCCGGCGCCGGAGAGCGTCACCTCCATGCTGGCGCTCGCCCCGCCGGATCGGCCGGGCGGCGGCGGAAGCCGCCGCTTAACCTAA
- the betC gene encoding choline-sulfatase, whose amino-acid sequence MTATPTASPARPNILILMVDQLNGTFFPDGPADFLHAPHLKALAARSARFVHTYTASPLCAPARASFMSGQLPSRTRVYDNAAEFTSDIPTFAHHLRRAGYHTALSGKMHFVGPDQLHGFEERLTTDIYPADFGWTPDYTKPGERIDWWYHNLGSVTGAGVAEITNQLEYDDEVAYHAARKLYDLARGHDARPWCLTVSFTHPHDPYVARKRFWDLYADCPALDPVVAPIPFAQQDPHAQRLMLASDHAASHVTPEDVRRSRRAYFANISYVDEKIGELLDVLERCRLSDDTIVVFVSDHGDMLGERGLWFKMNFLEGSARVPLMMAAPGLPAGRVERAASTLDVLPTLAELVGLDLGGVLPWTDGESLVGPARGEGERSPVPMEYAAEGSYAPLVALRDGPWKLILCDLDPPILTNLDEDPHERVNRAADPACADVMERMTAAMRARWDLARFDAEVRASQARRHVVYEALRNGAYYPWDFQPLQKASERYMRNHMDLNVLEENQRFPRGE is encoded by the coding sequence ATGACCGCGACGCCGACCGCTTCGCCCGCCCGCCCGAACATTCTCATCCTGATGGTCGACCAGCTGAACGGCACCTTTTTCCCCGACGGCCCGGCGGACTTTCTCCATGCGCCGCATCTGAAGGCGCTGGCGGCCCGTTCCGCGCGCTTCGTCCACACCTATACGGCGAGCCCGCTCTGCGCGCCGGCGCGCGCCTCCTTCATGTCCGGGCAATTGCCGAGCCGCACGCGGGTCTATGACAATGCCGCCGAGTTCACCTCGGACATTCCGACCTTCGCCCACCATCTGCGCCGCGCCGGCTATCACACCGCGTTGTCGGGCAAGATGCATTTCGTCGGGCCGGACCAGCTGCACGGTTTCGAGGAGCGGCTGACCACCGACATCTACCCCGCCGATTTCGGCTGGACGCCGGACTACACCAAGCCGGGCGAGCGGATCGACTGGTGGTACCACAATCTGGGTTCCGTCACCGGCGCCGGGGTGGCGGAGATCACCAACCAGCTCGAATATGACGACGAGGTGGCCTATCACGCCGCGCGCAAGCTCTACGACCTCGCGCGCGGCCATGACGCGCGCCCCTGGTGCCTCACGGTGAGCTTCACCCACCCGCACGACCCCTATGTCGCCCGCAAGCGCTTCTGGGACCTTTATGCGGACTGCCCGGCGCTTGACCCCGTGGTGGCGCCGATCCCTTTCGCGCAGCAAGACCCGCATGCGCAGCGGCTGATGCTGGCGAGCGACCATGCGGCCAGCCATGTGACGCCGGAGGATGTGCGCCGCTCACGCCGGGCCTATTTCGCCAACATCTCCTATGTCGACGAAAAGATCGGCGAACTGCTCGACGTGCTGGAGCGTTGCCGGCTAAGTGACGACACGATCGTCGTCTTCGTCTCCGACCATGGCGACATGCTGGGCGAGCGTGGGCTGTGGTTCAAGATGAACTTCCTGGAGGGTTCGGCGCGCGTGCCGCTGATGATGGCCGCTCCCGGCCTGCCCGCCGGCCGCGTTGAGCGTGCCGCCTCCACGCTCGACGTGCTGCCCACTTTGGCGGAACTGGTTGGGCTCGACCTCGGCGGCGTGCTGCCCTGGACCGATGGCGAAAGCCTGGTCGGGCCGGCGCGGGGGGAGGGTGAGCGCTCGCCGGTGCCGATGGAATACGCGGCGGAAGGCTCCTATGCCCCGCTGGTGGCTTTGCGCGACGGGCCGTGGAAGCTCATTCTCTGCGATCTCGACCCGCCGATCCTGACCAATCTCGACGAGGACCCGCACGAACGCGTCAACCGCGCGGCGGACCCCGCCTGCGCCGACGTGATGGAGCGGATGACGGCGGCGATGCGGGCGCGCTGGGACCTCGCCCGCTTCGACGCCGAGGTGCGCGCCAGCCAGGCGCGGCGGCATGTGGTGTATGAGGCGCTGCGCAACGGCGCCTATTACCCCTGGGATTTCCAGCCGCTGCAGAAGGCGTCCGAGCGCTATATGCGCAACCATATGGACCTGAACGTTCTCGAAGAGAACCAGCGTTTTCCGCGCGGGGAATAG
- the choX gene encoding choline ABC transporter substrate-binding protein produces MTRTTLAASALSLLLLAGPAVAADAPACKTIRMSDPGWTDITSTNAIAGVLLEGLGYAQDVKTLSVPIGYESMKNGNIDVFLGNWMPAQQKFIDALNEAKAVDVLATNLEGAKFTLAVPTYVAEGGVKDFKDLAAHADKFDGKIYGIEPGAPANQNILKMIDANDFGLKGWKVVESGEQAMLAQVKRAQNGKGWIVFLAWAPHPMNETFDLTYLSGGDAYFGANFGGADVRTLARAGWAGECPNAATLFKQLKFDLAMENTMMGKILDDGQDPKAAAKALLKAKPDVLGRWLNGVTTIDGKPGLPAVKASLGL; encoded by the coding sequence ATGACCCGTACGACGCTGGCCGCTTCGGCCCTTTCCCTGCTCCTCCTCGCCGGTCCCGCTGTCGCGGCCGACGCCCCCGCCTGCAAGACCATCCGCATGTCGGACCCGGGCTGGACCGACATCACCTCCACCAACGCCATTGCCGGCGTGCTGCTGGAGGGGCTCGGCTATGCCCAGGACGTGAAGACGCTGTCGGTGCCGATCGGCTACGAGTCGATGAAGAACGGCAATATCGACGTGTTCCTCGGCAACTGGATGCCGGCGCAGCAGAAATTCATCGACGCGCTGAACGAGGCGAAAGCGGTGGACGTGCTGGCCACCAATCTCGAAGGCGCCAAGTTCACCCTCGCCGTGCCGACCTATGTCGCGGAAGGCGGCGTGAAGGACTTCAAGGACCTTGCCGCCCATGCCGACAAGTTCGACGGCAAGATCTACGGCATCGAGCCCGGCGCGCCGGCCAACCAGAACATCCTCAAAATGATCGACGCCAATGATTTCGGCCTGAAGGGCTGGAAAGTGGTGGAATCGGGTGAGCAGGCCATGCTGGCGCAGGTGAAGCGCGCGCAAAACGGCAAGGGCTGGATCGTCTTCCTCGCCTGGGCGCCGCACCCGATGAACGAGACCTTCGACCTCACCTATCTCTCCGGCGGCGACGCCTATTTCGGCGCCAATTTCGGCGGCGCCGATGTGCGCACCCTCGCCCGCGCCGGCTGGGCGGGCGAGTGCCCGAACGCGGCGACGCTGTTCAAGCAGCTGAAGTTCGACCTCGCCATGGAGAACACCATGATGGGCAAGATCCTCGATGACGGGCAGGACCCGAAGGCGGCGGCCAAGGCGCTGCTGAAGGCCAAGCCCGACGTGCTCGGCCGCTGGCTCAATGGCGTGACCACCATTGACGGCAAGCCGGGCCTGCCGGCGGTGAAGGCCTCGCTCGGCCTGTGA